From the Engraulis encrasicolus isolate BLACKSEA-1 chromosome 18, IST_EnEncr_1.0, whole genome shotgun sequence genome, the window tcttCGGCATAAGGAAAATGTGATTTTTGCATGCTATCGTGAAAACAGTGCTGTATCCTTTGTGTCAGTCCAAACTGTAAACATGGAGTACGTTGTCAGAACTGAGGAATAAGGGAAATAGCAAAAACAAAATGTCTAACATGAAACTGTACCATGCTATGCAAACTTCACGTTTACCAGCAACTATCCGACAAGATTGGTTTGCTTTTTTTGTGCCTTTCAAAGATCTATGCAGCGGAGATGAACATCCATGGCTTTACATAGCTACCAGGAAGCCTGGCTGTGCATTTTTCATCAAATATACGAGAAATGTGCTTAGGTAACCAAGGCAGAGATCAGGTAGTTGCATTACAGACTTACTGTCATCGGAATACAGTTAACATCTATACTGTAGGTTTACCTATGTCATCGGAATACAGTTAACATCTATACTGTAGGTTTACCTAtctgttattttgtttgttttagttttaCGCTATCAGCTTATTTAGTTTTTCTTCCTGATGGTGCCGCAATGTAATTTCTGCTTGGCACACATGAATATAAATGCCATGAAATAAGTAGGCATAGTCACAGTCCCACCAGTGTAAATTATAACCCCTGAGGGTTTTGCTGGCTGAGTCTCTGTGTCCTGATGGAGGGTCAATGTGTTACATCTGTTGGAATACAGATAAGATGTGGGGGTTTTGtatgggtttttttcttcttgtaaCTGCGTCAGGTTGCAATGGCCGATTCTGCACTGTGGACAGACTGTAAAGCCACTGGCTGGCTTGCTTTAAATTTtactcttttccttttctttttttttttttggcttcgtttctgttttttgtttgtgtttaggtATAGTCACATGTTTTCAGCTAGATTTTATGAATGCCAAAGTTCTATTTATATACAAATTTCATAGAGTATTAACAAATATTTTTCCATTTTGTAAGACAGGATTTTTCTTTGGCTCTTTAATTTGTACAGAtggaaaataaaatatttttctaAAAAATATTTCCTTGGATTGACTGGATTTTTTGTTATTCATGAAACATGTACAGAAATGCCTAAATACTAGTATTAAACTAGAACCATCCAGTATACTTATTACATCAAAACTACTTTTAAAAATAGGCTACAACTCTGAGACTGAGAGTTAGGAGAAAATAAGAGTACATGTACACCTTGACGAGGGGCCCTATATTAGTACAGGCTAGGACAATGTTAAAAGTACATCTCACCGGGCATTACTGGCCCAGTACTGGCTGTTAAGATGGCCatgggacccctaggctacagaaaAACAAATTGTAAAAAATGAGCCAGGAACAAACAATGGAGTGAGTGGGGGCTGTTGTGGCGCATCGAGTAGAGCACCCATATCATAaacatggggacccgggttcaagtccagcctgggtcattttccattCCTACCTCATGTCTCTCTCCTGTCACATCTTTGCTGTcctaaaggcacaaaaagcccaaaaaatactttaaaaacagGGAATGAACAATAACATGTTTGACTTTTAGTGAAGAGGTGTATGAACAACATTTGACGCTTCAGCACAACAGACTAACTTATTCAAAGCAGTGTATTCTCAAAATCATCCTGAATTCTGAACTAAAAGCAATTTATACCTGGCAGATGGGGGTCCGCatgctgcagctatatctagcctgtgcgttaatccggccttgCAGGCTACAGCAGGGTCATAACTATACTACTACATGTTCCATCTCGTCAGCACACACTGTGAAGCACCTTCAGATCTGGCTTGCTTCGTGAATTGAATATAGGAAATTGATTCACGTCACAGACAGACAACCAAGGGAATGTTGTTATTCCAAGGCCTAAAAAAGTTTGAAGACAGTTGAAGTTTACAGTATATTATCACTATTAGTTACATGCAGTGTTTTGGACATgcaaaaatgtttgtttgtttcacgAGGGGACAATAAGTACACAAGTGCCTCTGAAGATTATTCTACCAGGAGGTGCAGCTGAGACCACAGGGACCGGAAGGGTGGTGGGGGTACAATTTCACAAGTTTGAGAGAAGGTAGCCAACATGGATGATAAAGCTGACCTCGAATCAGAACAGAGACCTCTCCACCTGAAAAAAGTCTGACGTGTTTGCATTCAAAAATGAGACAtcctaccagggccgctgacagcttttgccgggcccaggacaaagtcatcctaaaggggccccctacccaatacatacaatccaatgggaacccaattctgggccccgtatcTCTCCAGACCCGGGACAATAtatccctttgtccctccctgtcgacgggcctgcatCCTACCCCAGGGACTAGTTAGATCAATGTGCCCTCTGCCACAGCCAGAAGCAAAGGCCTATGATGCTATCTTAGTATGTCAAGTGACAAGACTTAGCATATGCAAAGCTAAGCCAGCTCTGTACTTTACTTTTTTTCTATTCTTTACATGTAAAAGGTAGTTAATTCAAAATCCATCATGTAAGAAATTCTCTGGTTTGGTTGTCTGTAGCTAAGGGTGTAATGGGTGGgcgttttttttgggtttttttgcttGTTCAATCTTTATtcgtatgtttatttatttatgacccTACACGTCTACACAGAAATTTTCATAAAAGTATTTGTGTAATGTAAAACAGAGCTGCAGAGGCCATTGTAGCACAGTGGTGTTGCTTTATTATAGTCAAAAATCATTGCATACTTTTTTGGATAAAAATGACAACAGTCTCTCATGGGTGATAGCAGGAAAATAATAGAAAAACAAAAACtgcagcagaaaaaaaagaaaagaacaagaaagaaatgaCGTGATTATGTTGTACACTACAGCACAAAAGGAGAATAAGACTTCATAGCCATCTTATAAGAGAATAGCTGTATGCTGGATGCTATATAATGTTTTAGATAAATTAAGAAGTTAACACAAGTTGGCTTTACATTTTGCTGTAGCCCAGTCTCCAATGCACCATATGATGAGTGACATCATGTTGCCCATGGAACCCAGGCAAGGTCAGGGTTCTCAAACCTTTCTTtagccatgctgctttgcacaaatcGTTCCATTTTGACACTTTTGATAtgatctggtgtgaaccaggcaaccctttcccttctctccccctcatttcctgtcatgtacacaaaatattttaaaatattttttatctgttaacgtgtaaacacaacatgtgaaattaaatataaaaaaatccattgtgacaggtgttttttgccacctaaatgggatatttttataaccagagttttgaaatgtgcattcttaaattctgtttacgtgtaaacaaaaggccaaaaccaatgcgttttcaaaaatatctatAGCCTATGTGCAAACAGTTTCAAAGTCCAAAATATACATGTTTCTTCCTCTTACAGGCCGAGCTTGTCATATGTGAAAGGGTCGAGTTTTTCAAGCAAGCTAAGCAAGATGTTAGAGGCTTCGTCTCCCTTCTTCAGCACCAATTCAATGAGGGACCTTGTCTGGTCTCGTACCACACTGGTCTTCTGAAGAATCTCCTCTGCCTCCATGCTGGTGATCACAGGAATGCTATTAGCCTGGAGTCCATCCAGAAGACTCTTGACTGTACTTGCTGACAGGCTGGAAATGATGTCAAGACGGCACCTCTGCAGCTGTTCTTCGCTTTGTTTCATTTGAACTTCTGGCTGTGGCTGCTCCAGGCTCGTGTTGTTGGCCCCTGATTCAATTGGATTCATTAACTGCACATTCACCTGATCCTTCACCTTCACCTTACCCTGAAACATTTGGACAGTCAGCAACTGTGCTGTTCTCCCCATGCGGTGTCGCTCATCATCAGTGATCTCCCTCCATTGTAAACGTTTGGCCCACATTCTAAATCTGAACACTGCTGCATCCCATGGCCAAGTGTAATTCTCCAACTTGAGTCTTCTCTCATGTGTGCATTCTCCACTGATGACCTGGCACGTGTACACACCTCTATCAGACTCATAAAACCCCCTCAGTGTGAGAGACACGTCTCCTCTCTGTAGCCGCTTGGGGTCCACATTCACTCTGCCCTTGTAGGTCCTCGCAGGATAGAGCAGCTCAGCAGACTTTGTGTCACCATTCACATACAGGTATATACAGTCTGTCTCCTTAAACCACCTGATCTCCATAGCAACAGCACTGATTGAAGGAGAGAGGTGACAGCCCAGTGTGACATCAACACCAATATCCTTCAGAACTATTTCGTCTTTAGGAATGATTAGTTGAAAGTCTTGGTTTGTCTCTGCAGTGGCCATGGTGTAGTCCTCACTGTGGAGTGCTGCTTTCAGAGTGAAATGGAGTTTCTTTCAGTCTCAACACAGCAAACATGAACACATAATAGGCTTCTCACACGGCTGAACACACTTAAAGAAAAACAGACTTCacttcacataggcctatctgaTAGTCCTTCATCTGACTGCCTCCTTTTTAGCCTGTATTCCGAAATGAACATCCGACAGTTTCACTTTCGATTAGGAAGTgtgagaaactataggcctaccggTGCACCTTTTCTGGTGTTCTAATGGATTTAACTGTAAAGATTTCTATGTTTTTATACTTAAATTGAATCCCCATTATTTGATGCACATCatttcagcaaaaaaaaacatggagatTGTGTGAGTGACCCGTAACCCAAAATACAGTCCATTATTAAaatagggtgtttttttttttttttaaccccttttttattttttacttttaatcGAGATTCGGTCATGACAACCTTTTGCGCTATTATTAATTGTTGTTTTGCAAACGTGATAGAATGTCATACATATGCGTAGATGTTAACTTTTGTGTTTTTACAACCTATTAAGGTCAACTTAGCGATAGGAATGAACCCTCTCCCGCTTCTTCTGCATGTTTTACATGAATGTTCTCCCAAACAAATGACGCTCTCAATGTTTTTTAAGTTTTTCTTCGGCATAAGGAAAATGTGATTTTTGCATGCTATCGTGAAAACAGTGCTGTATCCTTTGTGTCAGTCCAAACTGTAAACATGGAGTACGTTGTCAGAACTGAGGAATAAGGGAAATAGCAAAAACAAAATGTCTAACATGAAACTGTACCATGCTATGCAAACTTCACGTTTACCAGCAACTATCCGACAAGATTGGTTTGCTTTTTTTGTGCCTTTCAAAGATCTATGCAGCGGAGATGAACATCCATGGCTTTACATAGCTACCAGGAAGCCTGGCTGTGCATTTTTCATCAAATATACGAGAAATGTGCTTAGGTAACCAAGGCAGAGTTCAGGTAGTTGCATTACAGACTTACTGTCATAGGAATACAGTTAACATCTATACTGTAGGTTTACCTATGTCATCGGAATACAGTTAACATCTATACTGTAGGTTTACCTAtctgttattttgtttgtttgtttgttttagttttaTGCTATCAGCTTATTTAGTTTTTCCTGATGGTGACGCAATGTAATTTCTGCTTGGCACACATGAATATAAATGCCATGAAATAAGTAGGCATAGTCACGGTCCCTCCAGTGTAAATTATAACCCCTGAGGGTTTTGCTGGCTGAGTCTCTGTGTCCTGATGGAGGGTCAATGTGTTACATCTGTTGGAATACAGATAAGACGTGGGGGTTttgtatgggttttttttttttcttcttgtaacTGCGTCAGGTTGCAATGGCCGATTCTGCACTGTGGACAGACTGTAAAGCCACTGGCTGGCTTGCTTTAAATTTtactcttttccttttctttttttgttgttttggcttcgtttctgttttttgtttgtgtttaggtATAGTCACATGTTTTCAGCTAGATTTTATGAATGCCAAAGTTCTATTTATATACAAATTTCATAGAGTATTAACAAATATTTTTCCATTTTGTAAGACAGGATTTTTCTTTGGCTCTTTAATTTGTACAGAtggaaaataaaatatttttctaAAAAATATTTCCTTGGATTGACTGGATTTTTTGTTATTCATGAAACATGTACAGAAATGCCTAAATACTAGTATTAAACTAGAACCATCCAGTATACTTATTACATCAAAACTAATTTTAAAAATAGGCTACAACTCTGAGACTGAGAGTTAGGAGAAAATAAGAGTACATGTACACCTTGACGAGGGGCCCTATATTAGTACAGGCTAGGACAATGTTAAAAGTACATCTCACCGGGCATTACTGGCCCAGTACTGGCTGTTAAGATGGCCatgggacccctaggctacagaaaAACAAATTGTAAAAAATGAGCCAGGAACAAACAATGGAGTGAGTGGGGGCTGTTGTGGTGCATTGTGTAGAGCACCCATACCATAaacatggggacccgggttcaagtccagcctgggtcattttccattCCTACCTCATGTCTCTCTCCTGTCACATCTTTGCTGTcctaaaggcacaaaaagcccaaaaaatactttaaaaacggAATGAACAATAACACGTTTGACTTTTAGTGAAGAGGTGCATGAACAACATTTGACACTTCAGCACTAACTTATTCAAAGCAGTGTATTCTCAAAATCATCCTGATTTCTGAACTAAAAGCAATTTATACCTGGCAGATGGGGGTCCGCatgctgcagctatatctagcctgtgcgttaatccggccttgCAGGCTACAGCAGGGTCATAACTATACTACTACTTGTTCCATCTCGTCAGCACACACTGTGAAGCACCTTCAGATCTGGCTTGCTTCGTGAATTGAATATATAGGAAATTGATTCACATCAGATGCACGTGACATGCGTCACAGACAGACAACCAAGGGAATGTTGTTATTCCAAGGCCCAAAAAAGTCTGACGACAGTTgaagtatacagtatattatcaCTATTAGTTACATGCAGTGTTTTGGACATgcaaaaatgtttgtttgtttcacgAGGGGACAAAGTACACAAGTGCCTCTGAATATTATTCTACCAGGAGGTGCAGCTGAGACCACAGGGACCGGAAGGGTGGTGGGGGTACAATTTCACAAGTTTGAGAGAAAGTAGCCAACATGGATGATAAAGCTGACCTCGAATCAGAACAGGGAGCTCTCCACCTGAAAAAAGTCTGACGTGTTTGCATTCAAAGATAGGACAtcctaccagggccgctgacagcttttgctgggcccaggacaaagtcatcctaaaggggccccctacccaatacatacaatccaatgggaacccaattctgggccccctatctccccagACCCGGGACAATAtatccctttgtccctccctgtcgacgggcctgcatCCTACCCCAGGGACTAGTTAAATCAATGTGCCCTCTGCCACAGCCAGAAGCAAGGCCTATGATGCTATCTTAGTATGTCAAGTGACAAGACTTAGCATATGCAAAGCTAAGCCAGCTCTGTACTTAACTTTTTTTCTATTCTTTAAAAGGTAGTTAATTCAAAATCCATCATGTAAGAAATTCTCTGGTTTGGTTGTCTGTAGCTAAGGGTGTAATGggtgggagtttttttttttttttttgcttgttcaaTCTTTATtcgtatgtttatttatttatgacacTACACGTCTACACAGAATTTTTCATAAAAGTATTTCTGTAATGTGAAACAGAGCTGCAGAGGCCATTGTAGCACAGTGGTGTTGCTTTATTATAGTCAAAATCATTGCATACTTTTTTGGATAAAAATGACAACAGTCTCTCATGGGTGATGGCAGGAAAATAATAGAAAAACAAAAActgcaacagaaaaaaaagaaaagaacaagaaagaaatgaCATGATTATGTTGTACACTACAGCACAAAGAGATTAAGACTTCACAGCCATCTTATAAGAGAATAGCTGTATGCTGGATGCTATATAATGTTTTAGATAAATGAAGTAAACACAAGTTGGCTTTACATTTTGCTGTAGCCCAGtctccaacgcaccatatgatgAGTGACGTCATGTTGCCCATGGAACCCAGGCAAGGTCAGGGTTCTCAAACCTTTCTTtagccatgctgctttgcacaaatcGTTCCAATCTGAGAGACACTTATGATAtgatctggtgtgaaccaggcaaccctttcccttctctccccctcattCCCTGTCATGTAcacaaaatattttaaaatattttttatctgttaacgtgtaaacacaacatgtgaaattaaatataaaaaaatccattgtgacaggtgtttttttgccacctaaatgggatatttttataaccagagttttgaaatgtgcattcttaaactctgtttaggtgtaaacaaaaggccaaaaccaatgcgttttcaaaaatatctatAGCCTATGTGCAAACAGTTTCAAAGTCCAAAATTTACATGTTTCTTCCTCTTACAGGCCGAGCTTGTCATATGTGAAAGGGTCGAGTTTTTCAAGCAAGCTAAGCAAGATGTTAGAGGCTTTGTCTCCCTTCTTCAACACCGTGTCAATGAGGGACCTTGCCTGCTCATGCACCACACTGGTTTTCTGCAGAATCTCCTCTGCCTCCATGCTGCTGATCACAGGAATGCTCTGGAGTCCATCCAGAAGACTCTTGACTGTACTTCCTGACAGGCTGGTAATGATGATATGACGGCACTTCTGCAGCTGTTCTTCGCTTTGTTTCATTTGAACTTCTGGCTGTGGCTGCTCCAGGCTCGTGTTGTTGGCCCCTGATTCAATTGGATTCATTAACTGCACATTCACCTGATCCTTCACCTTCACCTTACCCTGAAACATTTGGACAGTCAGCAACTGTGCTGTTCTCCCCATGCGGTGTCGCTCATCATCAGTGATCTCCCTCCATTGTAAACGTTTGGCCCACATTCTAAATCTGAACACTGCTGCATCCCATGGCCAAGTGTAATTCTCCAACTTGAGTCTTCTCTCATGTGTGCATTCTCCACTGATGACCTGGCACGTGTACACACCTCTATCAGACTCATAAAACCCCCTCAGTGTGAGAGACACGTCTCCTCTCTGTAGCCGCTTGGGGTCCACATTCACTCTGCCCTTGTAGGTCCTCGCAGGATAGAGCAGCTCAGCAGACTTTGTGTCACCATTCACATACAGGTATATACAGTCTGTCTCCTTAAACCACCTGATCTCCATAGCAACAGCACTGATTGAAGGAGAGAGGTGACAGCCCAGTGTGACATCAACACCAATATCCTTCAGAACTATTTCGTCTTTAGGAATGATTAGTTGAAAGTCTTGGTTTGTCTCTGCAGTGGCCATGGTGTAGTCCTCACTGTGGAGTGCTGCTTTCAGAGTGAAATGGAGTTTCTTTCAGTCTCAACACAGCAAACATGAACACATAATAGGCTTCTCACACGGCTGAACACACTTAAAGAAAAACAGACTTCacttcacataggcctatctgaTAGTCCTTCATCTGACTGCCTCCTTTTTAGCCTGTATTCCGAAATGAACATCCGACAGTTTCACTTTCGATTAGGAAGTgtgagaaactataggcctaccggTGCACCCAAGAGGACGTTGTGGTAGTATCAACCGTTGATATTGAATTTGTAGAATATCTTAGTTCTAGTAGAATGAACCGATGGCCGACACTCTCGGACACTGTCTGCACCTATTTTTGGATTCACTACGAGGTAGGATAATAGATACCTGAGAGCGGGTATGATGTCACCACAACCGGTCTAACCggtccaccaccacccaccaggcTGAGGTGTGATCCTATGCAATTATCTTTGCAACTGCCTGATCATAAAGAGAGAAAATATCACTagtaaaaagaaaatggaagaaattaaaaaaaaaaaaagaaagaaaaagaggaaagaaaacaagAGAA encodes:
- the LOC134468754 gene encoding uncharacterized protein LOC134468754, giving the protein MATAETNQDFQLIIPKDEIVLKDIGVDVTLGCHLSPSISAVAMEIRWFKETDCIYLYVNGDTKSAELLYPARTYKGRVNVDPKRLQRGDVSLTLRGFYESDRGVYTCQVISGECTHERRLKLENYTWPWDAAVFRFRMWAKRLQWREITDDERHRMGRTAQLLTVQMFQGKVKVKDQVNVQLMNPIESGANNTSLEQPQPEVQMKQSEEQLQKCRHIIITSLSGSTVKSLLDGLQSIPVISSMEAEEILQKTSVVHEQARSLIDTVLKKGDKASNILLSLLEKLDPFTYDKLGL